In Naumovozyma dairenensis CBS 421 chromosome 2, complete genome, the following are encoded in one genomic region:
- the NDAI0B02880 gene encoding uncharacterized protein (Ty-like retrotransposon), with product MSLTQEEESDTFILSQIHNLSYDGKKMHSSSAITFVISLEELSKFHSHSRCCYCETLLQGLKGPYKTMQLKDTLDERSKIVSSILEDIQRLYHLYGNSTLNASNKTVPTQHLRLHSINNLFKNDPKGLNDTSKPLSVKILLYLIYKSFFIFNLFRYL from the coding sequence ATGTCTTTAAcccaagaagaagaatctgACACATTCATCTTATCTCAAATTCATAATCTATCATACGATGGTAAGAAGATgcattcttcttctgcaATAACGTTCGTAATCTCACTCGAAGAGCTATCAAAATTCCATAGCCATTCCAGATGCTGTTATTGTGAAACTCTATTACAAGGATTAAAGGGACCTTATAAAACCATGCAATTAAAAGACACACTGGATGAAAGAAGTAAAATcgtttcttcaattctaGAAGACATTCAACGACTATACCATTTATATGGCAACTCAACTTTAAATGCTTCTAACAAAACTGTTCCCACACAACATCTAAGACTGCATTCTATTAACAACTTGTTTAAAAATGATCCCAAGGGACTGAATGATACATCCAAACCTCTGTCAGTCAAAATACTcttatatttaatatataaaagttttttcattttcaatcttttccGGTATCTGTAA